Proteins encoded in a region of the Oncorhynchus gorbuscha isolate QuinsamMale2020 ecotype Even-year linkage group LG16, OgorEven_v1.0, whole genome shotgun sequence genome:
- the LOC124000184 gene encoding uncharacterized protein LOC124000184 — translation MATRAAYFSPSEAQILMEAYEEVKDIIKKKGNTATVIKQREKAWQSIADRLNALNMNGPKRTWQQVKIKYKNILQNAVKKNTHRQGTGGGSPKADLTPAEDMALELNKGRPVLEGIPGGKETSIGSSQDATRFIQVSGSTVFLLEPPAQAPDDADPGEGPSAAATAHDGDDDDEETISLDSRRHEDPDAIQWENQPGNIVRINKRTPHPAKFQLR, via the exons ATGGCAACTAGAGCCGCGTACTTTTCCCCGTCGGAAGCACAAATCCTCATGGAGGCATACGAGGAGGTAAAAGATATAATTAAGAAGAAAGGCAACACCGCCACAGTGATAAAGCAAAGAGAAAAAGCGTGGCAAAGTATTGCAGACCGCCTGAATGC attaaacATGAACGGGCCAAAACGGACATGGCAGCaggtcaaaatcaaatacaagaaCATTCTGCAGAATG CAGTGAAAAAGAATACCCACAGACAAGGCACGGGTGGTGGGTCACCAAAGGCTGACCTTACCCCAGCAGAGGACATGGCCTTGGAGCTAAATAAAGGCAGGCCCGTCTTAGAGGGGATCCCTGGGGGGAAAGAGACGAGCATAGGTTCCTCCCAAGATGCCACCCGCTTCATTCAAG TGTCTGGCAGCACTGTGTTCCTGTTAGAGCCACCAGCACAAGCACCAGACGATGCTGATCCA GGTGAAGGCCCCagtgcagcagcaacagcacatgatggagacgatgatgatgaggagACCATCTCTCTGGATTCCAGAAGGCATGAG GACCCAGATGCTATACAGTGGGAAAACCAGCCTGGCAACATAGTGCGTATTAATAAAAGGACACCACATCCTGCCAAATTCCAGCTGCGCTAA
- the LOC123999760 gene encoding putative nuclease HARBI1: protein MACPFVRDVVDEEALVLRRAFRRERVFRDRLDPLAFPDDHLYERYRFSADGISGAFLYSVGDAEQLNKATICRTIRSVCLAIKALADVFISFPGHRRLCDIKEEFYRIAGFTNVIGAVDCTHIRIKAPSGAHEADFVNRKSFHSINVQMVCNADCVISNVVAKWPGSVHDSRIFRASEIYQCLSQGEFSGVLLGDRGYGCQPFLLTPFTDPQEAQQAYNHAHARTRARVEMTFGLLKARIHCLHKLRVSPVRACDITVACAVLHNVACLRKERAPRVPPAMDWNNPAIFPDDDSGRLLRDQYVLNYFS from the exons ATGGCATGCCCATTCGTGCGAGATGTGGTGGATGAAGAAGCACTTGTGCTGAGGAGAGCCTTCAGGCGAGAAAGGGTCTTCAGGGACCGGTTGGACCCACTGGCCTTCCCTGACGACCATCTATATGAAAGATACAGGTTTTCTGCAGATGGCATCAG TGGAGCCTTCCTGTACTCAGTGGGGGATGCAGAACAGCTGAACAAGGCCACAATTTGCCGCACAATAAGGAGTGTGTGTCTGGCTATCAAAGCATTAGCAGATGTCTTCATCTCCTTCCCTGGCCACAGAAGACTCTGTGACATCAAAGAGGAGTTCTATAGGATTGCAG GTTTCACCAATGTCATTGGTGCAGTGGACTGCACACACATAAGGATAAAAGCCCCCTCAGGTGCCCATGAGGCCGATTTTGTGAATAGgaaatcctttcacagcattaatgTTCAG ATGGTCTGCAATGCTGACTGTGTGATcagcaatgttgtggcaaaatggcctggCTCAGTCCATGACTCCAGAATCTTTCGGGCCTCTGAAATCTATCAGTGCCTATCACAAG GTGAATTCTCTGGTGTGTTGCTGGGAGACAGGGGGTATGGCTGCCAGCCTTTTCTCCTGACACCTTTCACAGACCCCCAGGAAGCACAGCAGGCCTACAACCATGCCCATGCCAGGACCAGGGCCAGAGTTGAAATGACCTTTGGCCTCCTGAAGGCACGCATTCACTGCCTTCACAAATTAAGGGTCAGCCCTGTTAGGGCATGTGATATTACAGTGGCTTGTGCTGTCCTCCACAATGTGGCCtgcctgaggaaggagagggcccCCAGAGTGCCACCAGCCATGGACTGGAACAATCCGGCAATCTTCCCTGATGACGACAGTGGTCGGCTGCTGAGGGACCAATATGTGTTGAATTATTTTAGTTAG
- the pfdn1 gene encoding prefoldin subunit 1, which translates to MAAPIDLELKKAFAELQSKMIDTQQKAKLADLQIDQLTRMKKHANLTHAEIKTLPDNTRMYEGVGRMFILQSKEDINTQLTYKQKTADEKIKELEQKKTYLERTVKDAEDNIREMLMSRRAQ; encoded by the exons ATGGCGGCCCCCATAGATTTAGAGCTGAAGAAG GCCTTTGCAGAGCTGCAATCGAAAATGATTGACACACAACAAAAGGCGAAACTGGCAGATCTTCAGATCGACCAGCTCACTCGCATGAAGAAACATGCCAACCTGACACATGCAGAAATAAAAACCCTACCAGACAACACCCGCATGTATGAAGGAGTAGGACGCAT gttCATCTTGCAGTCTAAAGAAGATATCAACACACAGCTGACTTACAAACAGAAGACAGCAGATGAGAAAATTAAGGAGCTTGAG CAAAAGAAGACGTACCTGGAGCGCACTGTGAAGGATGCTGAGGACAACATCAGAGAAATGCTCATGTCCAGGAGGGCCCAGTGA